From the genome of Electrophorus electricus isolate fEleEle1 chromosome 14, fEleEle1.pri, whole genome shotgun sequence:
acacacacacacacatgcacacacacacacagacacacacacacacacacgcacacacacagacagacagacacacacacacacacacacacactcacacacacacacactcaaaggtagtcaaaaacagaaaaaagaactATTCATCTGCTAGAAAACTGCTTACCAATAATGGAATTTCAGTCcttgaaaaacaaagaaaaataatacataacTGAAGTAGGGTTGTTTCTTCCTTACACAACCCAATAAAAGCAAATAGtaatctcattaaaaaaaaaaactaccaaaaacatacacataggaaagaattttttttttaaagtgtgagAACAAACTGATGAATATTTGACATGAGTGAGAGCACGCCACTGTATTTCTGTAAAACTCAGACACAGAATCACTCTAGGATGAAGACCAGAGCTTTCATGGCAAgaccacatgcacgcacacacacacacacacacacacacacacacacacacacacacacacacacacacacacacacacactcacacacacacacacacactcacacacacacacacacacacacacacacacacacacactcacacacacacacacacacacagagagagagagagagagagagagagagagagagagagagaggtctacatTTATGAGAGAAAGAAGTACTGTCAATGACCCTATGACTTATGTAACCTTGCTGGAGAgttcacataaaacaaacagtaaGACTCTGAAAGCATGGATCTGAATTGCAGTCCCAGAGGCGTTCACTATAACAGCCCTGAATCATGTGGTCTCTCCAGCCTTTACTGGAATACCTGTTGTGGAATCCCAGCCACTGCCAGGAATAAGGTcttgagaaaaagaaaacacacacacacacacacacacacacacacacacacacacacacacacacagagagagagagaaagagagagagagagagagagagagagagagagagagagagagagagagagagagacaacaatTGCAAAGGAGATTTAGGAAGTATTTGTCTATTGATGGCCTTGGTAGAATATATTTTTCctaatggaaaaagaaaaatgaaatgttccTGGAACTAACTGACAGGTGTAAAGGGGTGCTGATTTCAACAGCTGTGGCAATCATCTTAAACATTCTGACTGAAGATGAATTGCTGCACTTAATACTAAGCAAAATGACAAAGTGCAAAGGTCAGTAATAAAAAGAGACACCCTGAACACTGGCTCAAAGCAAAGTGAGGATTGGGTATATATGTGACTGTGGCTTTAAACTGgacatttacaaataatatgACTTTTAACAAAAAATCAGTCTACCCTGAAATATGATTTTCAAGATATTAAACTGGAAGTTTTATTCTAGTATTTAGTAATGTGTTATTTGTGAGAAATTTTGGCCAGATGTTTGTGGTGTTATGGTGGTTCTGTGTTGTCACTGTTGTAGAGTTAATGAGAATTTTTAACAATTAAACTGATGCTAGAAGGTTTAGCATTAGAAAATGGACTGAATCAacattgtgttgtattgttgCTGTAAACACTCCACCAAAATAGAGCCATTTAATTTAGATTGTAGCCTTAGCTATGTTGTGATCACTGAAGAATGCCCTAACACATCCTCTCTATGTTTAGCCAGTATTAATCAAAGTCTCTAAGCGGGAAATCATGTGCCCTGCCCTGCAGGACAACCATTTTGGTCAGATATAGCGGCCGGATAGTGTAATCAAGTCTCATCTTTTAATCTGATGTGGTCAAACGCATTAAAATTAGGCATATGACCTGCTTCTGTTTTATTAGATGCATTTAATGCAGTTTATAGATATCTGTGCATTCAGAATAATTGCTGATGGTATATATGGTGTAAATCAGCCCCCAAAAATAACTAGCAGAACTAATATCCATCATCACTAGAGTTTTATACAGTTAATCTGCAAGCAAATGTGGCAAATATCAAACATTTCACTCATTTGAAGTCAACCTTGAAAGGCCACCTCTATAGCCTTCACTCCTAACAAACATATTCTACATGTATGATAACATAGAGTCTATATCTGTCgattttgttaaaaaatatgtAGTGCAATCAGCAAGGAGAATCTTTCCGTGAAAAGGAACTGAAGAATGAAATCAGTTCTCTCTTACTGCATTGCAACAACAGTTTCCACAGTTGAGCACATTTCTGTGattagacaaaaaaacaaaaaaacctctatGGAGCCTAAAGCATATTtcataagaaaacaaagaatacaTCAACTCCAAACAGAGGCATTTTAAGGGTGAGCTAGGGTCCATAACCTCCCCAAGCAGGGAACCCTCCACTGGGGAACCTTGTTGACTTAACTATCCTCCAATTAACTTTGAGTACATTTAGTGCACCTATGTTATGCACACTGTGCTCTTTATGTAGATGCTGCACAAAATATCATACCAATTGAGAAGCACACAGTTAGACAGCCTATATCCAAGCTATAGCTTTCAGTGCATAAAAGTTGGCTGCAGCAGTTCTGGATCATGTACAATGTCCAGCAAAAGGACCAAAGGAGGCTGCCATGGCCTTGAGCCAATGGCACAAATGTGCTCATTAGAATACAATGTGAACACAGGATGCCAATGGACACACCCACCTCGCCACTCCACCCCCTGCCAGACCTCTTACTGGAAACCTGGGCAGCTGTTCTCCTCACTTTCACAGCTCAGGCTGACACCTCCTGTAGACTTTTATTAGCGTCATTCTAACAAAGCTGGCAACAGGAAAGCCAGCCAATAAAGGCCTGGAAACCTCTACTCCAGGCTGCATGACATCACAGCATGAGTAAAGTAGGCCTGACCATCTGGGTAGGTTGGTTATAAATAAGACCACATTActtaaactatttaaatatgACACCGGAGAGTCTGGGCACATTACAGAACTCTGCTGACCTGTGATGTTATTGTCTATTTGGAATAATGATGCACATAACTAAATATGATAGATCACAAGAAAAAGAAGTTCTGGATTATGATTGGTGTGATGTACAAATTGTTATGTCTTGTTAACAGCATAAATTCAGTCataatgcaaataataaaaGTATAAGATCTGTAATAACTCAAGTTTATCAATGTTTGTTTACACTTTCTACCCTATTTGCCTAAATATGCATAAACTACAACATAGCACAATGACTCATAAACAAGTTGCCATGAAATATGCATTATGACTATAATGTGACATTGATAAAGctaacatacaaataaataaatacatttattattattattattattattattattattattattattattattattattattacattcaAACAATCATTATGAAAAATAACACTGGTTGACCAATGAGTAAGAGTTAATGCAATCTATTCATAAAGAACGAGTGCCCCCTCGTGTGGACAACGAATGTAAGACTGTTGTCTTACATTCGTTGGACAGTCTTACATTCGCTGGACCTTTTCTTTATCGGCGCTTTCAAATTCgctgacttaaaaaaaaatcatatatgtatataaagtcatatataatttaaagattttttttatttaaaaaatctagcTACCTACCACTATTTTGAGACCCGATTAAGGCGatgacagtgagagacagtaaGAACGTGATATCAGGATTATTAGGGCCAAAACATCTCTTCACccgcacacaaacatttacatgtgTAGATATAACGATATTTCGtgtgcacattgcaaatgtTTATATAAGCATGTTTGATGTTTACAAAATATCTGTGGGACAACCATCTAATGGAGCAAAAAGTAACAGGTTTATTAATGTGTTTCAACTAGCACTGTTGTGACATTtaacttgtttattttccctGATATTTTTCAAACATTGTTTGGGCTGAAAGCCACAATAATTGGAGCACATAGTTGGAGctacatacaaaaatgtattttacccACCtgaaactgaatatttttagtCTTACGTGCTTTTTGCTAATTGATAAAGCAATATGCAGCAACAACAGAGGAATTTCCTGTGTTTCTGTAGCAGGCAAAGTGCTACCAAAGATTATACTGCAGAGATTGAGCAACACCTTTAGTGAATAAATGCTACCTGAGTCCCAGTTTTAGAAAGAGCAGGAGTATTCGTGACATGATCAGCAAGGCAACTTCATGAAAATTGCTATGAACAACACTAGAACTTTTTATGGCCTTTATAGACATCTCCAAAGCCTCTGATACTGTTGTGAACAGGGAGcatctttaaaatgtgcatCTTAGGTTTGGCTGCCCAGCCAAATTGGCACCCGTTGTTTTCAACATCTTCCTTCAATGTATTACCCATCTCCTCCACAAGGAGCTTGAGGATAGCAGTGGCATTGCAGTGGAATTCAGGCTGGATGGGAATCTGTTGAAACTGAGGAGATTCTATGTAGTAACCAAGTGGTCCAAACAGTCCTAAAACTACAGTATGCTGATGACTGTGCTTTTGTAGCTCCACAGGACAATCCTAACCCCACAAGCCCTCCAGTCCATGCTTATTGTGGGGGGTTATGCCTACAGTAGTTTGGGACTGTCTGTAAACACATCCAAAACAGAGGAGGTTTGCCACTGGAGCTCTGGAACACTGCACATACTACCTGCTTTAATAAGCAACCATAAACCTCTTGCAGTAGCTCCCCATTAAAATATCTGGGCTGTATTCCACCTGAGGACTCCAGTATTGATCAAGAAATACAAAACTGGCTTAAACCAACTTCAGCTGCCTTTAGGAGGCTTTGATGTAGGGTTTTTTAGAATAGGAATCTCCACATGTACACTAAAGTCACTGAATACCAAGCCGTGTGCATTCACACGCTACTCTTCAGCTGTGAAGCCTGGGACACTTATCACCATCACATCATTTTGCTTGAGTGATTCCAGATAGGGTGCTTACAGCGCCTCACTGGCTTCACTTTGAGGGATCACATGCCTCACACTGAGATGCCTGTGAGGACCAATTGCAGAGGCACATGACTACCCAGCATCAGCTTCACTTTCTGGGTCATGTTATTAGGATGTCCCAGAACAGACTGCCCCACAGAGTGACAAAGACATGaagtctttattaaaaaaattaaataaaaaccgAAAATCTAGAGGACGCTGCTGCTGACCATAATTCATGGTGGCAGCTCATCCTGCATACAGTTGGCATTATAGAAGAGAACAGAATGGTGATGAGACAGCACAAGTGTTCTAGTATGAGCACAACCAATGATGCTCCTATTACCtctactcactacacacaccaaATCTCCAATAGAACCAGGCTTGAACTATTCACCAATCTAAGATCCCATCCCTAAAGAGATTGAAGTGGATGTCATAATTGGAGTTGATAGacagcaagcaagcaaacaactCTCAATTGATACATTGAGTTTAGAATGGCAATTGAAGATAAGGTGATATCAATAAAATGAGGGCAAATAATGTTGAACATGCAATGGGTTTGTCTGAATACTGTATTTAGCTAATAAAAACAGTGACATATGGATTTTAGTTGGTCATCAGTTAAAGGTTTGTGTGTCGGGGAGGTATTTATCTGGATAACAACAGTGCAAACTTCTGTATAGTTTacacattttatgtgtttttttggcATGCATGCATAGATACAAAATGTATGCAGCACAGCTAACAGTAAACAAGCTTTAATAAATCCCCCAACTATGTCAAAGTTGTTTTACCAAAAATGCACACTATTATTGCTAATGTACACTTAAATAAAAACTCAAAACTGGCAGATTATAAAGTGATTATCACTACTATTGATCCCACTGATTGAATTTCTCAGTTTTATAGCATTTCTAATTGGCTCATTTTGGGATAAACAGCTGAAGTCTCACTTCTATTGCCTTACTTGTTAAAATCCTAGGAGATGTACAATTTATGAGCAAATGGCACATGCATACAATAGTGAAAACATTGCATGCATCATTTAAAATACACTAAGAATTAGTGCTGCTTGGTAAGACCTAGAAAAATAGCACATTTTTATGGAACTTTGAAATTTAAATTCAACCACACTTTCTGAAATCCACCTTATAAAGATCAAATAACACTGCTTGTTTCAAAATCGAACTTTTTTTAACTGAACATTTTATACTTCTAAAAAGGTGTCAAAGAATAAAGAGTAGCTCTCTCAACTTCAGAATGATTCATTGTAAAGGCGCAATAAGTTATTATTTTCCAGTGAAACACCCATCATACCtccacctagtggcctggatatGTCAATGTCTgtactaaaaatatattttaaaaacggCCGTTTATATCTGGGGACCCGCACTATGGAGCAAATAacggttcatttgaggactacaaataaatatgattcttcatctcatgtgaactgcactttatagaagaaaaacaaaaacataaaaataacacataatcagtttaataaatattatgtgCTATTTTATGATTGAAAAATTACTTATTATTCCATTAAACTAAATCATTCTTAACGCTTTAATTAGAAATATGCCATGTATGACACActttcataaaaatattttcttctcaGTAGACAAAGGAAATTACCCCATGTAACTCATTTTGTCATGTAAAATCAACGTTATTTTTATAGGCTACTATATTGTGGTTGAATTTTGTGTTTGagaatatatgttttaaaaggaCATTTCGCAACGATATATTTGAAAAGATGATGGTttgataacaaaaataatagaaataatgGCATGTCCTTACATAGGTGGTTATGTCATGATCTGTAAATCAAAGGTACACATGCAATCATTTAACGAATATGGCATTTTTCACAGAAACACTTTTTACCTCAGATACACTCTAATATAGACGGCGAAGGGCTGTGAGAAGGCAGAACAAGCACAGAAACTCAGAAGCTCATTGACAGTATTCCAAGGTTGTTTATTCACGTGAAGCTTTGTTTCGAGGGTACTCGAGTTCTTCTACATCAGTCAACCCAAAACCGTGGATGCGTTACAcatgtaaacagaaaaaaaaacgtgTATTTATGTTAACATGTACAGAATAGTCTCCAGTGTATCATAGGAATTAGcgttatataaacacaaaatccCCTCAACTCTATGGAACAGAGCTACACGCATGCGCATTCTCCACATGCTCTTAAAACAACAGTGCACCTTTTGGCTGTTACAGCATGTCAACGACTGTTGTTAAGATATTTTGGCCCTTTAGGTTTTCCATGTCAACGACTGTTGTTAAGATATTTTGGCCCTTTAGGTCTTCCATAATAAgtatacatttacagaaataaaCTATACgcaaacaccaaaacacaccactTCTGAAACGAGCTAACACGCTTGTATGGCTTTTGGTTTGCGTGGGCTAAAGGAAAAATGCAAATACGTAATTATGCCAAAAAATTAAATTCACGGACGTTTACCATCGGCTACCATAAAGCCATATGATCATAACACAGTAGTGTTGTTGGGAACCAAGAGAACCGATAGGAAGTAGctagtgaaaaaaaacaacgtATCGATAGAGCGTACTCCATTACACGAGCCTTGGACAAAAAAGCACTGGTCAATCGGCCGCACCTAAGATCTGTAATGTGGCGCTACGGTAGGCGAGTGTAAAGTCACAATTCACATTTAAAGCATGACTGTTAATACACTGTCTATTGCTATTCGTGCACTTTCACGTTGCATAAAATGCTGCCCGACGTCGCGCATTAGTCGTCGCTGTTTTGGAGCGAGTCCTGCCAGATTCTACTATGAAACTACAAAGACGGCAGACAGCAGCGCGGGATCACCTGCTCTGCGCACCGTGGATCTCCGCAGTGATACTGTCACCACGCCAGGACCGGCGATGCGCAGAGCTATGGCAGAGGCAGAGGTTGGGGACGATGTGTTCGGTGAAGACCCCACAGTTAATggttagggggaaaaaaatcacatataCATATCACTAGTTAACATAGATATAACGTTAACCAACAGTTCCCGTGATGACCAAAAGGGGGCGCTAAACGCTTACCTGAAAGATCAACAAATAGGACCACAATTTAGATCGGGGGTGTAGGGTGGTAAATCCAGTCCTGAACATGATAGCCCGCATAAATGACAACATTGACTGCCTGAAACAACATAAAGCATTCATCAGAAAGAgtgggattaataaaaaaaaaagatgtactGTTTATATTTGGTTTCAGAATGCCAATGTTCAAGTTCCCAACATTCTATAAGTTATacatgcaattttttttttctccctgtttttgCAGAGCTGCAGAAAATGGCAGCTGACATCTTTGGCATGGAGGCAGCTTTGTTTGTCCCAACAGGGACCATGAGCAATCTGATTGCAGGTATGATTGCTCGACTAATTTTAACTTAACCCAGTGGTTGTTTTTCCATTCTTCAGTGGTAAAAGTACAGGTAGTGAAATGGAcacatgtaatatttttatcACCATACCTTTAAAACGGAGAAGGAGGGAGActtacacactcagattctcTGTTAGCTCTTAACACCTGCTCACTGAAGTCTTCTGGGAAACATCCTTGGTACTGTGCTGATCTACGCTTCTGCAACCATTTTAAACTACAGTAATTGTCCAACACAGTTCTAGGGGTTGTAGTTCCAGGAAGTGTCTGAAATGTTATAGTATAATAACTTTGCATTAGACATGTGGGAGTAGGCTGTTTACCTCCAGGAGGTTGGAAAGAGTTACTAAGAGCCTTGGACCAACATTTATATTTGCACAGTATAGTTTCTCCTGCTAGGTTTGtgtcaaatgtattaaaatgctGCAAAATTGTAGTTACACCTCATGTAAACTTTGGAATGCCATGTTCGATTATCCCATCATGTGGTTTCacagttctgtttgtgtttgtctcccTGTCTCAGTCATGGTCcactgcagggagagaggggatgaAATGATAGTGGGGGATCTCTCTcatttacacatgtatgagCAGGGAGGGAGTGCACAGGTATGATTCAAAGAGACCGAATCCCTGTGCTCATCTTTCATTCAGCGTGCATTTAATTTTCTATCAGTTttaagcattatttatttatttatttatttttgccatgtAATCAACATTATAATATAGAATTTCATAGCTGGACAATTAATCAAGAGGGACAGTAATTTAGTTATTATCCTATAAAAGAGTAAATGAGGAAGTATACATGTCTTCTGATGCATAACACATTATCTCAGCGTCTGATTCTGGAGTGTGGCATGCATCTCCCTAGCTTGCTGGTGTACACTCCACTACACTCACTACTCTTGCTGACGGAACGTTTGATCTGGACCAGCTGGAGTCAAAGATTCGTCATGGTTACCCCGATGCTCACTACCCCCGTTCCCGCctggtgtgtgtggaaaacacacacaatattctgGGTGGACGTGTGCTCCCACTCTCCTTCCTGCAGGAGGTTAGCAACACTACAAACCCCAGTTATGCTAGTCAGAAATTAGTCTTGCTCAGAATTTTGTTCATGAAAAAGAGCCCTCATATGAATTGTATTAACATATTTATGCAGGCTTTATATAAGCAAGGGTACATCACAACGACTCCAAGCAGTAATTTCACACTATAAATAGTGTGTCTAAGCATGTCTCAGTAGCTTCACTGAACCATGTATTTATGTTATATCTGGTGATATTCTGATGGTGTGAACAGTAATACAAGTTCTCCCCTTTCCCTGGCAGCTGCGCTCTATGGCAGATAAGTATGGGCTTGTTGTGCATATGGATGGTGCCAGGCTGATGAATGCAGCAGTGGCTCTGGGCCTTCAGCCCTCTGTCATACTCCAGCACTGCCACACCGTCAGTGCCTGTCTGTCTAAGGTAGGACCCTGACTCGTTTGCCAGGGCTTCCCCTCAAACCGTGGATTTGTAATACTGTTTACTTTGATCCAAGAAATATTTATGATGCATAATG
Proteins encoded in this window:
- the tha1 gene encoding threonine aldolase 1 isoform X1, which translates into the protein MTVNTLSIAIRALSRCIKCCPTSRISRRCFGASPARFYYETTKTADSSAGSPALRTVDLRSDTVTTPGPAMRRAMAEAEVGDDVFGEDPTVNELQKMAADIFGMEAALFVPTGTMSNLIAVMVHCRERGDEMIVGDLSHLHMYEQGGSAQLAGVHSTTLTTLADGTFDLDQLESKIRHGYPDAHYPRSRLVCVENTHNILGGRVLPLSFLQELRSMADKYGLVVHMDGARLMNAAVALGLQPSVILQHCHTVSACLSKGLGAPAGTMLAGSKDFIQRAVRARKALGGGMRQLGILAAAGKIALKDMPARLGEDHRNARSFAKALTQCSPPLYQVDSAAVETNIVLFRVRAPGLSPASFCELMGEVGKGEGEALGQGLRVLLFPHFGDTVRAMWHLGVSEEDTQLAAKKAQCVAQQHGLK
- the tha1 gene encoding threonine aldolase 1 isoform X2, with product MTVNTLSIAIRALSRCIKCCPTSRISRRCFGASPARFYYETTKTADSSAGSPALRTVDLRSDTVTTPGPAMRRAMAEAEVGDDVFELQKMAADIFGMEAALFVPTGTMSNLIAVMVHCRERGDEMIVGDLSHLHMYEQGGSAQLAGVHSTTLTTLADGTFDLDQLESKIRHGYPDAHYPRSRLVCVENTHNILGGRVLPLSFLQELRSMADKYGLVVHMDGARLMNAAVALGLQPSVILQHCHTVSACLSKGLGAPAGTMLAGSKDFIQRAVRARKALGGGMRQLGILAAAGKIALKDMPARLGEDHRNARSFAKALTQCSPPLYQVDSAAVETNIVLFRVRAPGLSPASFCELMGEVGKGEGEALGQGLRVLLFPHFGDTVRAMWHLGVSEEDTQLAAKKAQCVAQQHGLK